Proteins found in one Triticum urartu cultivar G1812 chromosome 4, Tu2.1, whole genome shotgun sequence genomic segment:
- the LOC125550200 gene encoding uncharacterized protein LOC125550200, whose translation MQAAAASAPAPRHRVYTAVEPRCEWARAADADTLVVDVSGFMKEELKVLYNTSRKLKVAGERPVGDGRGARWAKFLKSFPVPRSVRAGGIRAVMDKDQAVLYVILPKGSPLSPPPGPPPPPPPSSMATQKEQQPGGALPPPHGERKGDGSSGSSSNGSFWSAQEGAEKNKAEEKNNMVPKETRIQIQEEEEIATPDAPRTDGGDDDKRWWEKLTPLHAVGFIVIVLAVVGVGALYATLLL comes from the exons AtgcaggccgccgccgcctcggcgCCGGCGCCGCGCCACCGCGTGTACACGGCCGTCGAGCCCCGGTGCGAGTGGGCGCGCGCGGCCGACGCCGACACCCTCGTCGTCGACGTCTCAG GGTTCATGAAGGAGGAGCTCAAGGTGCTCTACAACACCAGCCGGAAGCTCAAGGTGGCCGGCGAGCGCCCCGTCGGCGACGGCCGCGGCGCGCGATGGGCGAAGTTTCTCAAGTCGTTCCCGGTGCCTAGGAGCGTCCGTGCCGGCGGCATCAGGGCCGTGATGGACAAGGACCAGGCCGTGCTCTACGTCATCCTGCCCAAGGGATCACCACTATCACCACCCCCAggtccgccaccgccgccaccaccgtcGTCCATGGCCACGCAGAAGGAGCAGCAGCCTGGAGGCGCTCTGCCCCCGCCTCACGGAGAGCGGAAAGGCGATGGCTCGTCGGGCAGCAGCAGCAATGGCAGCTTCTGGAGCGCACAAGAGGGCGCAGAGAAGAACAAGGCTGAAGAGAAGAATAATATGGTGCCTAAGGAGACCAGGATTCAGatacaggaggaggaggagattgCCACACCAGATGCACCAAGAACCGATGGTGGTGATGATGACAAGAGGTGGTGGGAGAAGCTCACACCTCTGCATGCTGTTGGCTTCATTGTTATCGTCCTTGCGGTGGTAGGGGTTGGTGCACTGTACGCAACGCTGCTACTCTGA
- the LOC125550198 gene encoding protein PHOTOSYSTEM I ASSEMBLY 2, chloroplastic isoform X2, translating into MEVSARLRPPPSTTAPLHRGGGPLRRLLPSARPASRAVSAKIRASAINDLQRSKSSLEALFCYDKAVPEENIGKPAGLDLEKKEVGKNPPCVRCETKGAVLCATCAGSGLYVDSIMESQGIIVKVRCLGCGGTGSIMCSTCGGRGHT; encoded by the exons ATGGAGGTCTCAGCCAGGCTCCGCCCGCCGCCCTCGACGACAGCGCCTCTCCACCGCGGCGGAGGGCCCCTGCGACGGCTGCTCCCTTCGGCCCGGCCCGCGTCCCGCGCGGTCTCCGCCAAG ATCAGGGCAAGTGCAATTAATGACCTGCAAAGAAGCAAGAGTAGCCTGGAAGCACTGTTCTGCTACGACAAAGCTGTTCCAGAGGAGAATATTGGGAAACCAGCTGGTCTAGATTTGGAAAAGAAGGAGGTTGGGAAGAACCCCCCATGCGTGCGCTGCGAAACTAAAGGTGCTGTGCTGTGCGCAACCTGCGCTGGTTCAGGCTTGTACGTCGACTCTATAATGGAGAGCCAAGGAATCATCGTAAAAGTCAGATGCCTAG GCTGTGGAGGAACTGGAAGCATTATGTGCTCCACGTGCGGAGGTCGCGGGCACACCTGA
- the LOC125553374 gene encoding pollen-specific leucine-rich repeat extensin-like protein 1: MDRAINRTYEEYTPVVEWSHSADASFVKIIVPGFKREEIRVLVDNHGHLRTRGERPVEGGRWSRFQKDLQLPSDCNVDGIRAKFENEALTITLPKKHPSPPQQQAAPVPPVMPMPAPAPATPKPEPRRPYAAPSQKPPPALPEPARPAATAPPPVVPSQNPFADRRPSLARKPADIPAPVRPAPPVPEPESPKRHNGAAATARPELPAFPKPTGEWVREEAKKPQEEAMAAEEEEKRRMEREARGKMEEDRKMAEADKETERMMDMARRRRAAPANRGLLLNVAVAALVLVGITVYVWRNLSAAASGGGDAGAGSYGDEM, encoded by the exons ATGGACCGGGCCATCAACCGCACCTACGAGGAGTACACCCCCGTCGTCGAGTGGAGCCACTCCGCCGACGCCAGCTTCGTCAAGATCATCGTCCCAG GGTTCAAGAGGGAGGAGATCAGGGTGCTGGTGGACAACCACGGCCACCTGCGCACGCGCGGCGAGCGGCCGGTGGAGGGCGGCAGGTGGAGCCGCTTCCAGAAGGACCTGCAGCTCCCCTCCGACTGCAACGTCGACGGCATCCGCGCCAAGTTCGAGAACGAGGCGCTCACCATCACGCTCCCCAAGAAGCACCCTTCGCCCCCGCAGCAGCAGGCCGCGCCGGTGCCCCCGGTGATGCCGATGCCGGCGCCCGCGCCGGCGACCCCCAAGCCCGAGCCCAGGAGGCCCTACGCGGCGCCGTCCCAGAAGCCGCCGCCGGCGCTCCCCGAGCCCGCCAGGCCGGCCGCCACGGCGCCGCCCCCCGTCGTCCCTTCCCAGAATCCCTTCGCTGACCGCAGGCCCTCGCTGGCCCGGAAGCCAGCGGACATTCCCGCGCCGGTAAGGCCCGCGCCACCCGTGCCGGAGCCGGAGTCCCCGAAGAGGCACAACGGAGCCGCTGCCACCGCGAGGCCCGAGCTGCCCGCCTTCCCGAAGCCGACGGGGGAGTGGGTGAGGGAGGAGGCCAAGAAGCCGCAAGAGGAGGCCATggcggccgaggaggaggagaagcgGAGGATGGAGAGGGAGGCGAGAGGGAAGATGGAGGAGGACAGGAAGATGGCGGAGGCGGACAAGGAGACGGAGAGGATGATGGACATGGCGCGGCGGAGGAGGGCCGCGCCCGCCAACCGCGGGCTGCTGCTGAACGTGGCCGTGGCGGCGCTGGTGCTCGTCGGGATCACGGTGTACGTGTGGCGCAACCTCAGCGCCGCTGCCTCCGGCGGCGGGGATGCCGGAGCGGGGAGCTACGGCGACGAGATGTGA
- the LOC125550198 gene encoding uncharacterized protein LOC125550198 isoform X1: MEVSARLRPPPSTTAPLHRGGGPLRRLLPSARPASRAVSAKPMQIRASAINDLQRSKSSLEALFCYDKAVPEENIGKPAGLDLEKKEVGKNPPCVRCETKGAVLCATCAGSGLYVDSIMESQGIIVKVRCLGCGGTGSIMCSTCGGRGHT; encoded by the exons ATGGAGGTCTCAGCCAGGCTCCGCCCGCCGCCCTCGACGACAGCGCCTCTCCACCGCGGCGGAGGGCCCCTGCGACGGCTGCTCCCTTCGGCCCGGCCCGCGTCCCGCGCGGTCTCCGCCAAG CCAATGCAGATCAGGGCAAGTGCAATTAATGACCTGCAAAGAAGCAAGAGTAGCCTGGAAGCACTGTTCTGCTACGACAAAGCTGTTCCAGAGGAGAATATTGGGAAACCAGCTGGTCTAGATTTGGAAAAGAAGGAGGTTGGGAAGAACCCCCCATGCGTGCGCTGCGAAACTAAAGGTGCTGTGCTGTGCGCAACCTGCGCTGGTTCAGGCTTGTACGTCGACTCTATAATGGAGAGCCAAGGAATCATCGTAAAAGTCAGATGCCTAG GCTGTGGAGGAACTGGAAGCATTATGTGCTCCACGTGCGGAGGTCGCGGGCACACCTGA